The proteins below come from a single Chryseobacterium sp. MA9 genomic window:
- a CDS encoding acyl-CoA carboxylase subunit beta, whose protein sequence is MDIEFNKREDQNRLKLSEINRLLTEIKKGGGEKRLQKLRDEGKMTARERVDYLLDKDSDSIEIGAFAGYEMYKEHGGCPSGGVVVVIGYVSGRQCIIVANDASVKAGAWFPITGKKNLRAQEIAMENKLPIIYLVDSAGVYLPMQDEIFPDKEHFGRIFRNNAKMSSMGIIQISAVMGSCVAGGAYLPIMSDEAMIVDKTGSIFLAGSYLVKAAIGESIDNETLGGATTHCSISGVTDYKAKDDKDALNRIKNIMKSLGSTEKAGFDRIESFQPKENPENIFGIMPVSRAEQYDTYEIIKCIVDNSEYEEYKPDYGKSIICATARVDGWSVGIVANQRKLVKSGKGEMQFGGVIYSDSADKATRFIANCNQRKIPLIFLQDVTGFMVGSKSEHGGIIKDGAKMVNAVSNSVVPKFTIITGNSYGAGNYAMCGKAYDPRLIVAWPWADLAVMGGAQAAKVLAQIQESTLKKQGKEITEEEHNEILDTISKKYQKQTESTYAAARLWTDAIINPADTRKWISMGIEAANHAPITEKFNLGVIQV, encoded by the coding sequence ATGGATATCGAATTCAATAAACGAGAAGATCAAAACAGATTAAAATTATCTGAAATAAATCGCTTACTCACTGAAATCAAAAAAGGAGGAGGTGAGAAGAGGCTTCAAAAGCTTCGTGATGAAGGAAAAATGACAGCAAGAGAAAGGGTAGATTATCTTCTCGATAAAGATTCAGATTCCATAGAAATAGGAGCATTTGCAGGATATGAAATGTATAAGGAGCATGGAGGATGCCCTAGCGGAGGCGTTGTAGTTGTTATCGGCTACGTTTCCGGAAGACAATGTATCATCGTTGCAAATGACGCTTCTGTAAAAGCGGGTGCATGGTTTCCAATCACAGGAAAGAAAAATCTGAGAGCACAGGAAATTGCCATGGAAAATAAGCTCCCGATCATCTATCTGGTAGACTCTGCTGGTGTTTATCTTCCAATGCAGGATGAGATCTTCCCGGATAAAGAACATTTTGGAAGAATTTTCAGAAATAATGCTAAAATGAGTTCTATGGGAATCATCCAGATCTCTGCCGTAATGGGAAGTTGTGTAGCCGGAGGAGCTTATCTTCCTATTATGAGTGATGAAGCCATGATTGTAGATAAAACAGGCTCTATTTTCCTTGCCGGAAGCTATCTTGTAAAAGCAGCTATTGGTGAAAGTATTGATAATGAAACCTTGGGAGGCGCTACCACCCACTGTTCTATTTCAGGAGTAACAGATTATAAGGCTAAGGATGATAAAGATGCTTTGAATAGAATCAAGAATATCATGAAATCTCTCGGAAGTACTGAAAAAGCTGGCTTTGACAGAATTGAAAGTTTTCAACCAAAAGAAAACCCTGAAAATATCTTCGGAATTATGCCGGTTTCCAGAGCTGAGCAATATGACACCTATGAAATTATTAAATGTATTGTGGATAACTCTGAATATGAAGAATACAAACCAGATTATGGTAAAAGTATTATCTGTGCAACAGCCAGAGTTGATGGGTGGTCTGTAGGTATTGTTGCCAATCAGAGAAAGCTGGTTAAAAGTGGTAAAGGAGAAATGCAGTTTGGTGGAGTTATCTACTCAGATTCTGCAGACAAAGCTACACGATTCATTGCTAACTGTAATCAAAGAAAAATACCTTTAATCTTCTTACAGGATGTTACCGGGTTTATGGTAGGTTCCAAGTCAGAACATGGCGGAATTATCAAAGACGGAGCTAAAATGGTAAATGCAGTTTCCAATTCTGTAGTTCCTAAATTTACCATCATTACAGGTAATTCTTATGGAGCCGGAAACTATGCAATGTGTGGAAAAGCTTACGATCCAAGATTAATTGTTGCATGGCCTTGGGCAGATCTAGCCGTAATGGGAGGAGCACAGGCAGCAAAAGTACTTGCTCAGATCCAGGAATCTACATTAAAGAAACAAGGAAAAGAAATTACTGAAGAAGAACACAACGAAATTCTTGATACAATTTCAAAAAAATATCAGAAACAAACTGAATCTACATATGCAGCAGCAAGATTATGGACAGATGCCATCATCAACCCTGCAGATACAAGAAAATGGATTTCTATGGGGATTGAAGCAGCCAATCACGCTCCTATTACTGAGAAATTCAACTTAGGAGTAATTCAAGTCTGA
- a CDS encoding GNAT family N-acetyltransferase produces the protein MILSPSIEIKTKHLTLRPVEDLHIDDILEHFTNEVTRYMPFDPQGNRQDIVTFVNESKRSLSQNTDLVMVALDSNGDFAGCCGIHNITEESVELGLWLKKSSQGKGLGTEIITILIEFLEKNFTFEYILYPVDEENIASRKIPEKLGFIPTKKYKKHKNHVTDLNIVEYRKYY, from the coding sequence ATGATATTAAGTCCGAGCATTGAAATCAAAACAAAACATCTGACCTTAAGGCCTGTCGAAGACTTACACATAGATGATATTTTGGAGCATTTTACAAATGAGGTGACTAGGTACATGCCTTTTGACCCGCAAGGGAATAGACAGGATATAGTAACCTTTGTTAATGAATCAAAAAGATCTTTATCACAAAACACAGATCTTGTAATGGTTGCTCTGGACTCTAATGGTGATTTTGCAGGATGTTGCGGTATCCATAATATAACGGAAGAATCTGTTGAACTTGGCTTATGGCTAAAAAAGAGTTCTCAAGGGAAAGGATTAGGAACTGAAATCATAACGATCCTCATAGAATTCCTGGAAAAGAATTTTACTTTTGAGTATATTTTATATCCTGTAGATGAAGAAAATATAGCCAGCAGAAAAATTCCGGAGAAATTAGGCTTTATTCCCACTAAAAAATATAAAAAACATAAAAATCATGTTACCGACCTGAATATTGTAGAATATAGAAAATATTACTAA
- a CDS encoding DMT family transporter: MHKLALFRLHLIVFLWGFTAILGKLIHANAQILVFYRMLFASVFLFVFIRVFKKESIKVSKKIFFQLAAIGFAMALHWYCFFYSIKVSNVSIALSCLSLSTLFASILEPIIFKRKIDISEVIMGTVIVACILLIFKTEFHFKEGIIYGILCAVFGTVFSVFNGKIFGKTSSGNIIFYEIFCGWFILMIFYLLSGQIFQMNEINYRDLALICLLASVFTAFPMLESVKLMKYISPFTLILTVNLEPVYGIILAFFIFGESEHMSPIFYIASGVMILAIIVNGLIKARKTKNLN; encoded by the coding sequence ATGCATAAATTGGCGCTTTTCAGGTTGCATTTAATAGTGTTTTTGTGGGGTTTCACTGCAATTTTGGGAAAATTAATTCATGCCAATGCTCAGATCCTTGTGTTTTACAGGATGTTGTTTGCCTCTGTTTTTCTCTTTGTATTCATCAGAGTCTTTAAGAAGGAAAGTATAAAGGTTTCGAAAAAAATATTTTTTCAGCTGGCAGCAATAGGTTTTGCAATGGCACTCCATTGGTATTGCTTTTTTTATTCCATTAAAGTTTCCAATGTTTCTATTGCACTAAGTTGTCTTTCTTTATCTACACTTTTTGCCTCGATTCTGGAACCTATTATTTTTAAAAGAAAAATTGATATATCTGAAGTCATTATGGGAACGGTCATTGTTGCCTGTATACTACTAATTTTTAAAACAGAGTTTCATTTTAAAGAAGGAATTATTTATGGAATCCTTTGCGCTGTATTTGGGACTGTTTTTTCTGTTTTTAACGGTAAAATATTTGGCAAAACGAGTTCAGGAAATATTATTTTTTATGAAATTTTCTGTGGTTGGTTTATTTTAATGATATTTTATTTGCTTTCAGGGCAAATTTTTCAAATGAATGAAATAAACTACCGCGATTTGGCGTTAATATGCTTGTTAGCCAGTGTTTTTACCGCTTTTCCCATGTTAGAATCGGTAAAATTAATGAAGTATATATCACCTTTTACTTTAATTTTAACAGTTAATTTAGAACCTGTTTACGGAATTATACTAGCTTTTTTTATCTTTGGGGAATCAGAACATATGAGCCCTATATTTTATATTGCTTCAGGAGTTATGATACTGGCTATCATTGTAAATGGATTAATTAAAGCCAGAAAAACTAAAAACTTAAACTAA
- a CDS encoding PorV/PorQ family protein, with the protein MMKKYLLLAFSLLFGLSQSQIIRKYSNEFLNIGAGARGLAMGGAVITNQDDVYSPMWNPAGLMSVERDWQGAAMHAEYFESIAKYDYLAYAKVLEEGVFGVSVVRLGVDNILNTTQMIDSEGNIDYDKITKFSQSDYAAILSYAFRPGGNPKLDVGVNAKIVYRNVGKFASGYGFGFDVGAIYKADNGWKFGGMVRDITTTVNFWSINQKELSTVVNGEEFNPAPKDKLELTMPKLNVGASKLFEINSSVYVLPEAGINVDFAKTASLISTDFASISPYAGAELGYQKMIFVRLGINRFQSITDIEDLKRKVSFQPSAGLGIRYRGLTLDYAITNSGIGGSNFYSNFFSLKLDMGAFRND; encoded by the coding sequence ATGATGAAAAAATATCTTTTACTTGCATTTTCACTGCTGTTTGGGCTGTCTCAATCTCAGATTATCAGGAAATATTCCAATGAATTCTTAAATATCGGAGCCGGAGCAAGAGGTCTTGCAATGGGTGGGGCAGTAATCACCAATCAGGATGATGTATATTCTCCTATGTGGAACCCTGCAGGTTTGATGTCAGTTGAAAGAGATTGGCAGGGTGCAGCCATGCACGCAGAATACTTTGAGTCTATCGCAAAATACGACTATCTGGCGTATGCGAAAGTACTTGAAGAAGGTGTTTTTGGTGTTTCAGTGGTAAGACTTGGGGTAGACAATATTCTGAATACTACCCAGATGATTGACTCTGAAGGGAACATTGATTATGATAAGATCACTAAATTCTCTCAATCCGATTACGCGGCTATTCTTTCTTATGCATTCAGACCGGGAGGAAATCCTAAACTGGATGTTGGGGTGAATGCTAAAATTGTCTACAGAAATGTGGGTAAATTTGCTAGCGGTTATGGTTTTGGGTTTGATGTTGGTGCTATCTATAAAGCAGATAATGGATGGAAGTTTGGTGGTATGGTAAGAGATATCACTACTACCGTAAACTTCTGGAGTATCAATCAGAAAGAACTTTCAACTGTTGTAAATGGGGAAGAATTCAACCCGGCACCTAAAGATAAACTGGAACTTACAATGCCTAAGCTGAATGTAGGCGCCAGCAAATTATTTGAAATCAATAGCAGCGTGTATGTATTACCAGAAGCAGGTATTAACGTAGATTTTGCTAAAACCGCTTCATTAATTTCCACAGATTTTGCAAGTATCAGTCCATATGCCGGAGCTGAGTTAGGCTATCAGAAAATGATTTTTGTTAGATTAGGGATCAATAGATTCCAGTCTATTACAGATATAGAAGATCTTAAGAGAAAAGTTTCTTTCCAGCCAAGTGCAGGTCTCGGGATAAGATACAGAGGGCTTACATTGGATTATGCGATTACAAATTCAGGAATTGGAGGATCTAATTTCTATTCTAACTTCTTCTCATTGAAATTGGATATGGGAGCATTCAGAAACGATTAA
- the uvrC gene encoding excinuclease ABC subunit UvrC → MNPSLELQLKTLPSEPGVYRYYDKNEQLLYVGKAKNLKKRVLSYFNKNLSGYRIKIMVGKIQRLETTIVNSEYDALLLENNLIKEHQPFYNVMLKDDKTYPWICIKNEDFPRIFLTRNVVKDGSEYYGPYAKVRPAKILLDTIKHIYKLRTCNLNLSPAKIAEGKYKVCLEYHIKNCEGPCEDLESKAEYDEKIDAIRGIIKGDFRKAKDYLVNQMMKLASNLQFEQAQIIKERLDILEDYQAKNTVVNPNIDDVDVFGMTSDETAAYVNFFKIRNGNIIQSFTTEIKKILEETDEDIMEEALIEIRQKFSSDSKEVLLPFHLSVEIPNVKLIVPKVGDKKRIVELSEKNAKEYRLEKLKQVQIVDPERHTNRIMAEMQKLLRMPVEPRHIEGFDNSNIQGTNPVSACVVFKDGRPSKADYRIFHPKTVEGPNDFATMEEVIYRRYKRMLDEGEDLPQLILIDGGKGQLSSAVKSLRLLGLYGKITIVGIAKRLEEIFFPEDPIPLYLDKKSETLKILQRVRDEAHRFGVKHHRTRRKNSTIKSELEEIPGVGEKTIELLLSKLKSVKRIKEADMETLEEILGKSKGKVIWEFFNAN, encoded by the coding sequence ATGAATCCTTCTTTAGAACTACAGCTCAAAACCTTACCATCCGAACCCGGCGTTTATCGTTATTATGATAAAAACGAACAGCTTTTGTATGTTGGGAAAGCTAAAAATCTTAAAAAGAGGGTGCTCTCTTATTTCAACAAAAACCTTTCCGGATACAGGATCAAAATAATGGTCGGTAAAATCCAGCGATTGGAAACAACAATTGTAAACAGTGAGTACGATGCACTTTTATTGGAGAATAATCTGATCAAGGAACATCAGCCGTTTTATAATGTCATGCTGAAAGATGACAAGACCTATCCGTGGATCTGCATCAAAAATGAAGATTTCCCAAGAATTTTTCTCACAAGAAATGTAGTTAAAGATGGATCCGAGTATTATGGTCCTTATGCAAAAGTACGTCCTGCAAAGATTTTACTGGATACGATCAAGCATATTTACAAACTCAGAACCTGCAATCTGAATCTTTCTCCGGCAAAGATTGCGGAAGGAAAATATAAAGTCTGCCTGGAATATCATATCAAAAACTGTGAAGGACCGTGTGAAGATCTTGAAAGCAAGGCAGAATATGATGAAAAGATAGATGCCATCCGTGGAATAATCAAAGGAGATTTCCGCAAAGCAAAGGATTATCTGGTTAATCAGATGATGAAACTGGCCTCTAATCTTCAGTTTGAGCAAGCTCAGATCATTAAGGAAAGACTTGATATTCTTGAGGATTATCAAGCTAAAAACACTGTCGTTAATCCTAATATTGATGATGTGGATGTTTTTGGAATGACCAGTGATGAAACCGCAGCCTATGTCAATTTCTTTAAAATCAGAAATGGAAATATCATCCAGAGTTTTACTACTGAGATCAAAAAGATTCTTGAAGAAACAGATGAAGACATTATGGAAGAAGCATTGATTGAGATCCGTCAAAAGTTTTCTTCTGATTCCAAAGAAGTTCTGCTGCCATTTCATTTGTCTGTAGAAATTCCTAATGTAAAACTGATTGTTCCTAAGGTTGGAGATAAAAAAAGAATCGTAGAGCTTTCTGAAAAGAACGCTAAAGAATATCGTTTGGAAAAACTAAAACAGGTTCAGATTGTAGATCCTGAAAGGCATACTAACAGAATCATGGCTGAAATGCAGAAACTTCTCAGAATGCCGGTTGAGCCCAGACATATTGAAGGCTTTGATAACTCAAATATTCAGGGAACCAATCCTGTCTCAGCATGTGTTGTTTTCAAAGACGGCAGACCAAGTAAGGCAGATTACAGAATCTTCCATCCTAAAACTGTGGAAGGACCTAACGATTTTGCAACTATGGAAGAAGTAATCTACCGCCGTTACAAAAGGATGCTTGATGAAGGTGAAGATCTTCCCCAGCTGATTCTGATAGACGGAGGAAAGGGACAGCTGTCTTCTGCTGTAAAGAGCCTGAGATTACTGGGACTTTACGGAAAAATTACCATTGTAGGTATTGCCAAAAGACTGGAAGAGATTTTCTTTCCTGAAGACCCTATTCCTTTATATCTGGATAAAAAATCCGAGACTTTAAAAATTCTGCAGCGTGTACGTGATGAGGCTCACAGATTTGGTGTAAAGCATCACAGAACCAGAAGGAAAAATTCAACTATTAAATCTGAACTGGAAGAAATTCCCGGTGTTGGAGAAAAAACTATTGAGCTGCTTCTGTCTAAACTAAAGTCTGTAAAACGTATCAAAGAAGCCGATATGGAAACCCTGGAAGAAATTTTAGGGAAAAGTAAGGGTAAAGTGATTTGGGAGTTTTTCAACGCCAATTGA
- the hutH gene encoding histidine ammonia-lyase has product MIYGVDVFTFHDVLEICKKPNKAKLNKAAKEQILKSQKNVQKIVESDRCVYGINTGFGPLCDTKISADETAQLQYNLIISHAVGVGKPIDKELSKIMMIAKVHALSKGFSGVSLEVIERMILMLEKDIIPVVPEQGSVGASGDLAPLAHLVLPLLGLGQVWEGNQVSETMEVLQKHDLEALVLGPKEGLGLINGTQFILAHAIKGLEKFEYLLDLADMTAAMSIEAYRGSASPFKKELHEIRPFEGSKKVAARMLKFLKGSENMKAHEDCERVQDPYSMRCVPQVHGASRNAFEHLKGMAETELNSVTDNPIVLSAEESISGGNFHGQLMALPLDYATLAAAELGNISDRRSYLLLEGKYGLPRLLTESSGLNSGFMIPQYTSAALVTENKTLCFPASADSIPTSLGQEDHVSMGSISGRKFNQVLGNLVNILSVELMFAAQGLEFRRPAKCSKVIEENFAILRSKVTKLEDDRLIGKDMLAIAELINERKFVVN; this is encoded by the coding sequence ATGATATACGGAGTAGATGTTTTTACTTTCCATGATGTTCTGGAAATCTGTAAAAAGCCAAATAAAGCCAAGCTTAATAAAGCCGCAAAAGAACAAATTTTAAAATCTCAGAAAAACGTACAGAAAATAGTAGAGTCTGACAGATGTGTATATGGAATCAATACCGGGTTCGGACCCTTATGTGATACTAAAATATCAGCAGACGAAACAGCTCAGTTACAATATAATCTGATCATTTCTCATGCAGTAGGAGTAGGAAAACCAATTGATAAAGAACTTTCCAAGATTATGATGATTGCTAAAGTTCATGCCCTTTCAAAAGGATTTTCCGGAGTTTCTCTTGAAGTTATCGAAAGGATGATTCTGATGCTTGAAAAAGATATTATTCCCGTGGTTCCTGAACAAGGATCTGTAGGAGCTTCGGGAGACCTGGCTCCTTTGGCACATCTGGTGTTGCCTTTACTTGGTTTAGGACAGGTTTGGGAAGGAAATCAGGTTTCTGAGACCATGGAAGTTCTGCAGAAACATGACCTTGAAGCATTGGTTTTAGGACCAAAAGAAGGTCTGGGACTGATTAACGGAACTCAGTTTATCCTTGCTCATGCGATAAAAGGACTTGAAAAGTTTGAATACTTATTAGATCTTGCGGATATGACTGCTGCAATGAGTATTGAAGCATACAGAGGTTCTGCGAGCCCATTCAAAAAAGAGCTTCATGAGATCAGACCTTTTGAAGGCAGTAAAAAAGTAGCGGCAAGAATGCTTAAATTTTTAAAAGGATCAGAAAATATGAAAGCTCACGAAGATTGTGAGAGAGTTCAGGATCCTTATTCTATGAGATGTGTACCACAGGTTCACGGAGCCAGCAGAAATGCTTTTGAGCACCTTAAAGGAATGGCAGAAACAGAATTGAACTCTGTAACAGACAATCCAATTGTATTAAGTGCTGAAGAATCTATTTCGGGTGGTAACTTCCACGGACAGTTGATGGCTCTGCCTTTAGACTATGCTACACTGGCTGCAGCAGAATTAGGAAATATTTCCGATAGAAGAAGTTATTTATTATTAGAAGGGAAGTACGGATTACCAAGATTATTGACGGAAAGCTCAGGATTAAATTCTGGATTTATGATTCCTCAGTACACTTCAGCTGCTTTGGTTACGGAAAATAAAACATTATGTTTCCCGGCATCGGCCGATTCTATTCCTACAAGTTTAGGTCAGGAAGACCATGTTTCTATGGGAAGTATCTCAGGAAGAAAGTTCAATCAGGTTCTTGGAAACCTTGTAAATATTCTGTCAGTAGAGCTGATGTTTGCTGCTCAGGGACTTGAGTTCAGAAGACCGGCAAAATGCTCTAAAGTGATTGAAGAAAACTTCGCCATTCTTCGTTCTAAAGTTACTAAGCTTGAAGATGACAGATTAATTGGAAAAGATATGCTAGCAATTGCAGAGTTGATTAACGAAAGAAAATTTGTTGTCAACTAA
- a CDS encoding GNAT family N-acetyltransferase has translation MYIIRTDSSNTDFQNLVKSLDATLAEHNGEDDDFFAQFNTIDTIKNCVVAYIDDIPAACGAFKPFSEDTVEIKRMFTNPEFRKQGLGSAIVKELENWAAELNFKKAVLETSQDLKSAISVYEKSGFYRIPNYGQYVGIEQSVCYEKVL, from the coding sequence ATGTACATAATCAGAACAGATTCCAGCAACACAGATTTTCAAAATCTTGTAAAATCCCTCGATGCCACTTTAGCCGAGCATAATGGAGAGGATGATGATTTCTTTGCTCAGTTCAATACAATTGATACCATCAAAAACTGTGTAGTAGCTTACATAGATGATATTCCTGCAGCCTGTGGAGCATTTAAACCCTTTTCAGAAGATACTGTAGAAATAAAAAGAATGTTTACCAATCCGGAATTCAGAAAACAAGGACTAGGTTCAGCCATTGTAAAAGAATTGGAAAATTGGGCAGCAGAATTGAATTTTAAAAAAGCGGTTTTGGAAACTTCTCAGGATCTGAAAAGTGCCATCTCAGTCTATGAAAAAAGTGGTTTTTACAGAATACCCAATTATGGGCAATACGTTGGAATAGAGCAAAGTGTCTGCTACGAGAAAGTATTGTAA
- a CDS encoding S8 family serine peptidase yields the protein MKKTVFLMAIFFALNSCSREELQNENVKTEMAQKDPLTAKQINERINQAIKADGTFNWKNESDHFVWSAIFRGNKMVSIGFGASKDDFDRSKSAKSSDMEKEVLSVIKKYEGKDERNFLLLSDQYLNQMDVVIENEETVTALRQMKTIRYVEPADYHYFEFEAQYNAAAKSSGSGSSGCGFSSSTLSTADYTSTTPSAKIPWAFTKHSIPEAWSYSTGAGVTIGLIDTGVSPEQTLLGGSFNNGASSGRTISKFGLYNSDGSGDQCGHGTKMASVMTAPRNNAGLPVGVAYNANLIAYRAAENVVLETSSEQTAVKTAFTELGNNTSVKIISMSMGHIFSVGKIEDGVKYAYSKGKLIFCAGGTSTSFTSFVGVIFPASMSETQAITGVKENTSNQKCDVCHSGSQIDFTFQMERASGNTVPVLSYYNGQADYVGGSSVATAATAGIAALVWAKNPSWTREQVLNKMRQSATYYPNVNSSYGYGNINVLKAVQ from the coding sequence ATGAAAAAAACTGTATTCCTAATGGCAATATTTTTTGCCTTAAACTCGTGTTCCAGAGAAGAACTTCAGAATGAAAATGTAAAAACAGAAATGGCTCAGAAAGATCCGCTGACTGCAAAGCAGATCAATGAAAGGATCAATCAGGCCATTAAAGCGGATGGTACTTTCAATTGGAAGAATGAATCTGATCATTTTGTATGGAGTGCTATTTTCCGTGGAAACAAAATGGTATCCATCGGTTTTGGAGCTTCTAAGGATGACTTTGACAGAAGCAAATCTGCAAAGAGCAGTGATATGGAAAAGGAAGTCCTTTCTGTGATCAAAAAATATGAAGGAAAAGATGAAAGAAATTTCCTTCTTCTTTCAGATCAATATCTTAATCAGATGGATGTTGTGATTGAAAATGAAGAAACTGTTACTGCCCTTAGACAAATGAAAACAATCCGATATGTAGAGCCGGCAGACTATCATTATTTTGAGTTTGAGGCTCAGTATAATGCTGCTGCAAAATCCTCTGGAAGTGGTTCATCAGGATGTGGTTTTTCATCATCAACATTAAGTACAGCAGATTATACATCTACCACACCAAGTGCAAAAATTCCATGGGCTTTCACCAAGCACAGCATCCCTGAAGCATGGAGTTACAGTACAGGAGCAGGCGTTACAATCGGGCTTATTGATACCGGAGTTTCTCCAGAACAGACTTTGTTAGGAGGAAGTTTTAACAATGGTGCTTCATCAGGAAGAACGATCAGTAAATTCGGATTGTATAACTCAGACGGATCGGGAGATCAGTGCGGGCACGGAACAAAAATGGCTTCTGTGATGACAGCTCCGAGAAATAATGCAGGATTGCCTGTAGGAGTAGCCTACAATGCCAATCTGATTGCATACAGAGCTGCAGAAAATGTTGTCCTGGAAACTTCCAGTGAGCAGACTGCTGTAAAGACTGCTTTTACAGAATTAGGTAACAATACCAGTGTAAAAATCATCTCTATGTCAATGGGACATATATTCTCCGTTGGAAAAATTGAAGATGGTGTTAAATATGCTTATTCTAAAGGAAAACTGATTTTCTGTGCCGGAGGAACTTCTACCAGCTTTACCAGCTTCGTTGGAGTAATTTTCCCTGCATCAATGTCGGAAACTCAGGCGATCACAGGAGTAAAAGAAAATACATCCAATCAGAAATGTGATGTTTGCCACTCAGGGAGCCAGATCGACTTTACCTTCCAGATGGAAAGAGCTTCAGGAAATACCGTTCCGGTTTTGAGTTATTACAACGGTCAGGCAGATTATGTGGGTGGTTCTTCAGTAGCTACAGCAGCTACAGCAGGAATTGCAGCCCTGGTTTGGGCTAAAAATCCATCATGGACGAGAGAGCAGGTACTTAACAAAATGAGACAGTCTGCAACTTACTATCCAAATGTTAATTCAAGCTATGGCTACGGAAACATCAATGTTCTGAAAGCTGTACAATAA
- the ygiD gene encoding 4,5-DOPA dioxygenase extradiol: MNLNDLQNISDGFKSTQRMPVLFLGHGSPMNAIEENQFVQGFRKAASEIPKPNAILCISAHWYTAGTFVTAMDMPKTIHDFYGFPKALFDVQYPAPGSPELAKETAELLLPVDVEEDHSWGLDHGAWSVIKHMYPDADIPVIQLSIDHTKPPQYHYDLAKRLNKLREKGILIIGSGNIVHNLRLIDWKNINTVGAGWDWAVEAREKTNNWLLDGNFQNIIDYQKQGTFLQYAVPTPDHYLPLLYTLGLKDQSEELTLFNDELIGGSLSMTSVRIG, translated from the coding sequence ATGAACCTCAACGATCTTCAAAACATAAGCGACGGTTTCAAAAGCACACAGAGAATGCCTGTTTTATTTCTTGGACATGGTTCACCGATGAATGCCATTGAAGAGAACCAATTTGTACAGGGTTTCCGAAAAGCAGCCTCTGAGATTCCTAAACCTAATGCAATTCTTTGTATTTCTGCTCACTGGTATACAGCTGGAACTTTTGTAACAGCTATGGATATGCCAAAAACCATTCATGATTTTTATGGTTTCCCGAAAGCACTTTTTGATGTGCAGTATCCTGCTCCCGGAAGTCCGGAACTGGCAAAGGAAACTGCAGAACTACTTCTTCCGGTAGATGTGGAAGAAGACCACAGCTGGGGACTGGATCATGGTGCATGGTCAGTGATCAAACATATGTATCCTGATGCAGATATTCCTGTGATTCAGCTGAGTATAGACCATACAAAACCACCGCAGTATCATTATGATCTTGCCAAGAGACTCAATAAGCTGCGTGAAAAAGGAATTCTGATCATCGGAAGTGGAAATATTGTTCATAATCTTCGTCTCATCGACTGGAAAAATATCAATACAGTGGGAGCTGGCTGGGACTGGGCAGTAGAAGCCCGGGAGAAAACCAACAACTGGCTTCTTGACGGTAATTTTCAGAATATTATTGATTATCAGAAACAGGGAACTTTCTTACAGTATGCTGTGCCTACACCTGATCATTATCTTCCTTTATTGTATACTTTAGGCTTGAAAGATCAGTCTGAAGAACTTACTTTATTCAATGATGAACTTATCGGAGGATCTTTGAGCATGACGAGTGTAAGGATCGGATAG
- a CDS encoding YceI family protein: protein MATKWILDPTHSEITFKVKHMMISNVKGSFRTFTAEIESEDEFFANAKTTATIQTDSVFTNNTDRDNHLKSAEFFNAEVHPTITFESQALNNAIVGNLTINGITKPVTLDVDFGGINVDPWGNTKAGFSFEGKISRKDFGLNWNAALEAGGVMVSDDVKVAGELQFVKQA, encoded by the coding sequence ATGGCAACAAAATGGATTTTAGACCCTACGCATAGTGAAATTACTTTCAAAGTAAAACACATGATGATCTCTAACGTAAAAGGAAGCTTCAGAACTTTCACAGCTGAAATTGAATCTGAAGACGAATTCTTTGCAAATGCTAAAACTACAGCTACGATTCAGACTGATTCTGTATTCACAAACAATACAGACAGAGATAATCACTTAAAGTCTGCAGAGTTCTTCAATGCTGAAGTACATCCTACGATCACTTTTGAATCTCAGGCATTAAATAACGCTATCGTTGGAAACCTTACCATCAACGGAATTACAAAACCTGTAACGCTTGATGTAGATTTCGGAGGAATCAATGTAGACCCATGGGGAAATACAAAAGCAGGTTTCTCTTTTGAAGGAAAAATCAGCAGAAAAGATTTCGGATTAAACTGGAATGCAGCTCTTGAAGCAGGAGGTGTAATGGTAAGTGATGATGTGAAAGTAGCTGGTGAATTACAGTTTGTAAAACAAGCATAG